A genome region from Bacteroidota bacterium includes the following:
- the ubiE gene encoding bifunctional demethylmenaquinone methyltransferase/2-methoxy-6-polyprenyl-1,4-benzoquinol methylase UbiE yields MPEEFSFATPQDKKHYVERMFSRIARRYDFFNHFLSAGFDRAWRRKAIRLLQDRMLSPEQPHILDVACGTGDLAFEALRQMPNAEITAIDLAEPMLDLLRSKASARNLMLIVERGDVEALEFADQTFDGVTIGFGTRNFTSLPIAFREIHRVLKPGGVFVNLELARPRVFPMKQLYRFYFDWLLPRLAKLFAGDESAYRYLPDSLRKFPDLEPLAKLIEDAGFRDVQFQTLTAGIVAIHSGIRAA; encoded by the coding sequence ATGCCGGAAGAATTTTCCTTCGCCACACCACAGGATAAGAAGCATTACGTCGAGCGGATGTTCTCTCGCATCGCCAGACGCTATGATTTCTTCAATCACTTTCTGTCGGCCGGATTCGATCGTGCCTGGCGCCGAAAAGCCATTCGATTACTGCAGGATCGGATGCTGAGTCCTGAACAGCCGCATATTCTCGACGTCGCTTGCGGTACCGGCGATCTGGCATTCGAAGCACTTCGGCAGATGCCCAATGCAGAGATCACCGCGATCGACCTGGCCGAACCCATGCTTGACCTTCTTCGATCAAAGGCGTCGGCGCGAAATCTCATGCTGATCGTCGAGCGTGGTGACGTTGAGGCGCTCGAGTTCGCTGATCAGACCTTCGATGGCGTTACCATAGGATTCGGTACTCGAAATTTTACAAGTCTTCCCATTGCCTTTCGAGAGATTCATCGCGTGCTGAAGCCGGGCGGTGTCTTTGTCAATCTGGAACTCGCTCGGCCGCGGGTCTTCCCCATGAAGCAACTCTACCGATTCTATTTCGACTGGCTGCTACCAAGACTTGCGAAGCTCTTTGCTGGCGATGAATCAGCCTATCGTTACTTGCCGGATTCACTTCGAAAATTCCCGGATCTCGAACCGCTTGCCAAATTGATTGAGGACGCTGGATTTCGTGATGTTCAATTCCAGACCTTGACCGCCGGTATTGTTGCGATACACTCCGGTATTCGGGCCGCTTAG
- a CDS encoding DUF1573 domain-containing protein, whose product MKSRIVYALPAFVLAAVVALHSFVPSGQFNPGQWLSSALSSSLQAATPVPVDTTKKGAQISIKDDSYDFHDIEQGTKAEHFFDISNTGTDTLVILGTHPSCGCTAAMMDMSRIPPGKTSRLHVTFDANGKPEGPISKSVTITSNSKEKSDAMVRIQGRVVKSKLAHKIAMHLDGMFQGDCAKCHVDKGKGELGARLYEADCAICHGAKADGKPGPELASEAMMKHSPKQWKTMIEDGIANTGMPGFHTKNKGPLGDEEIASLVEYMGAFKKEAERNNMLKSLSPATGADATNNAAMSTKSATAKTVVKSTTSTKSTKN is encoded by the coding sequence ATGAAATCTCGCATCGTTTACGCACTTCCGGCTTTCGTTCTGGCGGCCGTCGTCGCCCTGCATAGCTTTGTGCCGAGCGGCCAGTTCAACCCCGGCCAGTGGCTATCGTCTGCATTGTCGTCATCGCTGCAGGCTGCGACGCCTGTACCAGTTGATACGACGAAGAAAGGCGCACAAATCTCGATCAAGGATGACAGCTACGATTTCCATGACATCGAGCAAGGCACGAAGGCCGAGCACTTTTTTGACATCAGCAACACTGGGACCGACACACTGGTGATCCTCGGCACACATCCCTCCTGTGGTTGCACGGCGGCGATGATGGACATGAGCCGCATACCACCCGGCAAGACGAGCCGGTTGCATGTGACGTTCGATGCCAATGGTAAGCCGGAAGGCCCGATCTCCAAGAGCGTGACGATCACTTCGAATTCGAAAGAAAAATCCGACGCAATGGTCCGCATTCAGGGCCGCGTTGTCAAGTCCAAGCTCGCGCATAAGATCGCGATGCATTTGGACGGTATGTTCCAGGGTGATTGTGCGAAGTGCCATGTCGATAAGGGCAAAGGCGAACTTGGCGCAAGACTTTACGAAGCGGATTGCGCCATCTGCCATGGCGCCAAGGCCGATGGCAAGCCAGGTCCGGAACTCGCCAGCGAGGCAATGATGAAGCACTCGCCGAAGCAATGGAAGACGATGATCGAAGATGGTATTGCGAACACCGGTATGCCCGGGTTCCACACCAAGAATAAAGGTCCGCTGGGCGATGAAGAGATTGCTTCGCTTGTCGAATACATGGGTGCCTTCAAGAAGGAAGCGGAACGCAACAACATGTTGAAGTCACTCTCTCCTGCGACGGGTGCGGATGCAACGAACAATGCAGCCATGAGCACGAAATCGGCCACGGCGAAGACTGTCGTGAAGTCGACGACCTCCACGAAATCTACAAAGAATTAA